The genomic interval GCCAGCGAGGGCGGTGGCCCGACCATGGGCCACGGCATCCACCAGTTCGACCTCCTCCTGCACCTGCTCGGCCCGTGGACGGAGATCCGCGCCATGGCCGCCCGGCTGGTCCACGACACCGAGAGCGAGGACGTCTCCACGGCCCTCGTCCGGTTCGAGAACGGCGCCCTCGCCACCGTCGTCAACAGCGTGCTGTCACCCGACGAGGTGAGCCGCATCCGCATCGACTGCGCCGACGCGACCGTCGAACTCACCCATCTGTACGGGCACCGCAACGAGGACTGGACCTACACGCCCGCCCCCCACGTGGCCGCCGACCGCGTCGACGTCTGGCGCACCCCCGCCGCGGACGTGCCCAGCTCGCACACGGCCCAGCTCGCCACACTCCTCGATGCGTACGACAACGGTGTCAGGCCTCCCGGCAGCGGCGCCGACGCGCGTGCCACCCTCGAGTTCGCCGCCGCGCTCTACAAGTCCGCGTTCACCGGGCGGCCCGTGCACGCGGGCGATATCGCGCCGGGCGACCCCTTCTACCCGGCCATGCACGGCGACCACCCCCACTGGGCCCCCAAGGAGCGCGCATGAGCATCCGCGTCAGCCACGTCCACGGCGAGCACATCGCCGTCGAGGCGGCGAACGGCACGGAGATCCTCCGCTACGTCTACCGACCCGATCCCGAGGCCTTCGAGGCCCAGAAGCCCTACGCCCACCCGGTGCGCACCCTCGGCGGCCGCACGGTGACCGGCTACAGGCCCAACGACCACCGCTGGCACAAGGGCCTGCAGATGACGGCGAGCCATCTGTCGGGGCAGAACTTCTGGGGCGGCAACTGCTATGTCCACGGCCAGGGTTATCTCTCCCTGCCGGAGCGCGTGGGCTCCATGCGGCACGACGGCTTCACCGCGTTCGCCGTCTCCGAGGCCCGGCTGGACGTCACCGAGACGCTGACCTGGGTGGAGAACGGCGGCGAGGAGTGGGCCCGGGAAGAGCGGGGACTGGCCGTCCACTCGGTCGACGAGGCCGCCGGCTCCTGGGCGCTCGACTGGTCGATCCGGCTCACCAATCTGCGCGCCGAGCCCCTGGCCTTCGGTTCCCCCACCACCGCTGGCCGTGAGATGGCCGGCTACACCGGACTCCAGTGGCGCGGCCCCCGCGACTTCACCGGCGGGGCGGTCTTCGCCCCGGACACCGACGGCGACGCGGACAAGCTGATGGGCAGCCAGAGCCCCTGGCTCGCCTTCACCACCGAACACGACGACGTGGACGCCCACTCCACGCTCGTCTTCGCGCACGCCCCCGAGAACCTCGACGCGGGGACC from Streptomyces sp. CC0208 carries:
- a CDS encoding PmoA family protein; the protein is MSIRVSHVHGEHIAVEAANGTEILRYVYRPDPEAFEAQKPYAHPVRTLGGRTVTGYRPNDHRWHKGLQMTASHLSGQNFWGGNCYVHGQGYLSLPERVGSMRHDGFTAFAVSEARLDVTETLTWVENGGEEWAREERGLAVHSVDEAAGSWALDWSIRLTNLRAEPLAFGSPTTAGREMAGYTGLQWRGPRDFTGGAVFAPDTDGDADKLMGSQSPWLAFTTEHDDVDAHSTLVFAHAPENLDAGTAIHESHWFVRSQPFPTVAFSWAFFEEFELPPGESFEYRYRLVVADGAWDEERVSSCLEGLSW
- a CDS encoding Gfo/Idh/MocA family oxidoreductase, coding for MPRPARRRVAVVGTGAIVSGSHLSALRAHAERTELVAAVDVDQGRLDAFRELAGGEVAGYTSMAAMLDAVRPDLVLIGTPPSLHREQTVAALKAGAWVLCEKPLTLSLAEYDEIAAAEEASGAYASVVFQHRYGSGAVHARELIAGGELGAPRVAHCQTTWHRDAAYYAVPWRGTWASEGGGPTMGHGIHQFDLLLHLLGPWTEIRAMAARLVHDTESEDVSTALVRFENGALATVVNSVLSPDEVSRIRIDCADATVELTHLYGHRNEDWTYTPAPHVAADRVDVWRTPAADVPSSHTAQLATLLDAYDNGVRPPGSGADARATLEFAAALYKSAFTGRPVHAGDIAPGDPFYPAMHGDHPHWAPKERA